From a region of the Synchiropus splendidus isolate RoL2022-P1 chromosome 12, RoL_Sspl_1.0, whole genome shotgun sequence genome:
- the LOC128767958 gene encoding translation initiation factor IF-2-like isoform X6, with protein sequence MHSSKTTETDVKAAGKKDPPRRVSALRSRRKEPSKTTAPSDVRPRKQALPRVAALETPVRRIRRFPAFLRGKREEKSKTSKPAPEKEPKTQAQTPEPAQEVGPCRPAPVYCPSPPGWYVHHIVTDNPYPPPTMSAPPAPVLTAHPVHPGAPPLQPFYPQQQLFAQYQPYPPMMQPPPEPAQHTPQTPAEPAQPRPEPSTEPQPPQEPEVPPPGPEPSAGPQSATPEEPLSAAPAEEPKNATQEVKPAPTKTGESSRLLSLKPSVADDILNLPASKRKTAAKASAVDKPKTKAGNWRRHLRTCSHLNEGFSLPLDDKREGRERAGRREAAGRKEKTKRSAAAKKAVPAVAPQKRKSATEKSAAPARRAARTSRKEPEAPAQPLRARRRPEALMRANVTAAARQAAQTRPKPVTEQRRKAAREGTASATEGKEEKKKKTKFGNSAPCRA encoded by the exons ATCCTCCGAGGAGAGTGTCAGCCCTGAGGTCCAGAAGAAAAG AACCGAGCAAAACCACGGCGCCGTCAGACGTCAGGCCAAGGAAACAAG CGCTGCCCAGGGTCGCGGCTCTGGAGACGCCCGTCCGCAGGATCAGGAGGTTCCCTGCTTTCCTCCGAG gtaagagagaagagaagagcaaGACCTCCAAACCAG ctccggaGAAAGAACCCAAAACACAGGCCCAGACGCCGGAGCCAGCGCAGGAAG TGGGTCCGTGCAGGCCGGCCCCCGTCTACTGCCCGTCGCCCCCTGGCTGGTACG TTCACCACATCGTGACGGACAACCCCTACCCCCCGCCCACCATGTCAG CGCCGCCTGCTCCGGTGCTGACCGCCCACCCTGTGCACCCGGGTGCTCCACCGCTGCAGCCCTTCTacccgcagcagcagctcttcgCCCAGTACCAGCCGTACCCGCCCATGATGCAGCCTCCACCGGAACCCGCCCAGCACACTCCCCAGACACCAGCGGAACCAGCGCAGCCCAGGCCTGAGCCTTCCACAGAACCACAACCACCACAGGAGCCTGAAGTGCCACCTCCTGGACCGGAACCGTCTGCTGGACCCCAGTCTGCGACTCCTGAGGAACCACTGAGTGCAGCTCCAGCTGAGG AACCCAAGAACGCCACACAGGAAGTGAAGCCTGCGCCCACAAAGACAGGTGAGTCATCCCGTTTGCTTTCCCTCAAACCTTCAGTTGCTGACGACATTCTGAATCTTCCAGCCTCCAAGAGGAAAACCGCCGCTAAAG CGTCGGCCGTGGACAAGCCCAAGACAAAAGCAGGTAACTGGCGGCGACATCTGAGGACCTGCTCGCACCTGAACGAGGGATTTTCTCTTCCTCTAGATGACAAGAGGGAGGGACGAGAGCGGGCCGGGAGGAGAG AAGCCGCAGGGAGAAAAGAGAAGACCAAACGTTCTGCAGCCGCAAAGAAAG CAGTGCCTGCAGTTGCACCACAGAAACGGAAGTCAGCCACCGAGAAGTCAG CTGCTCCGGCGAGGAGAGCAGCCAGGACGAGCAGGAAAG AGCCAGAGGCTCCAGCTCAGCCGCTCCGGGCCAGGAGGAGACCGGAAGCCCTGATGAGAGCCAACGTGACGGCCGCGGCCAGACAAGCAG CCCAGACCAGGCCCAAGCCCGTGACGGAGCAGCGAA GGAAAGCAGCCAGGGAGGGAACAGCTTCTGCCACTGAAG